One Flavobacterium sp. 90 DNA segment encodes these proteins:
- a CDS encoding shikimate kinase, translated as MKKIILLGYMGCGKSTIAQNLSKSTNIPFLDLDKCIEKRANLSINEIFEQHGEIYFRKLEHEMFLELLQSSENSIIGLGGGTPCYANNHELLKSDDVTSIYLKASIETLYDRLVHNKSKRPLITDMNEEEMKEFIAKHLFDRSFYYNHAQHKVTVDNKTVEETVDDILDILA; from the coding sequence ATGAAAAAGATTATATTATTAGGATATATGGGGTGCGGAAAGTCCACCATCGCTCAAAATCTTTCAAAATCTACAAATATTCCGTTTCTGGATTTAGATAAATGCATCGAAAAAAGAGCAAATTTGTCTATAAATGAGATTTTCGAACAACATGGAGAGATATATTTTCGAAAATTAGAACACGAAATGTTTTTGGAATTACTTCAATCTTCAGAAAACAGTATAATTGGTTTGGGTGGAGGAACGCCATGTTATGCCAATAATCATGAATTATTAAAAAGTGATGATGTTACTTCAATATATTTAAAGGCTTCAATAGAGACTTTATATGATAGATTGGTACATAACAAGAGTAAGCGTCCGTTAATTACTGATATGAATGAAGAGGAAATGAAAGAGTTTATTGCAAAACATTTGTTCGACAGAAGCTTTTATTACAATCATGCGCAACATAAAGTTACAGTTGATAATAAAACTGTCGAAGAAACTGTTGATGATATTTTAGATATTTTAGCTTAA
- a CDS encoding phosphoribosyltransferase domain-containing protein encodes MSKNIILTNQEIEHKIKRIAYQIYETFVDEEEIVIAGIASNGSVFAQKIASALSNISTLKVSLCEVKVDKQNPQLPIQTSLTASEYENKGLVLVDDVLNSGTTLIYAVRHFLDVPLKKFKTAVLVDRNHKKYPVKADFKGISLSTSLLEHVQVVFDENGDDYAFLS; translated from the coding sequence ATGAGCAAAAACATCATTTTAACCAATCAGGAAATCGAACACAAAATAAAACGTATTGCATACCAAATTTACGAAACGTTTGTAGACGAAGAAGAAATTGTGATTGCCGGAATCGCTTCTAACGGATCTGTTTTTGCCCAAAAAATTGCTTCGGCATTAAGTAATATTTCAACACTTAAAGTATCACTTTGCGAAGTCAAAGTCGACAAACAAAATCCACAATTACCAATTCAAACATCTTTGACAGCTTCAGAATACGAAAACAAAGGATTGGTTCTTGTTGATGACGTCTTAAATTCAGGCACAACCTTAATTTATGCTGTTCGTCATTTCTTAGACGTTCCGCTTAAGAAATTCAAAACAGCAGTGCTCGTTGATAGAAATCATAAAAAATACCCTGTAAAAGCGGACTTTAAGGGTATTTCATTATCTACATCTCTATTGGAGCATGTTCAGGTTGTTTTTGACGAGAATGGCGACGATTATGCTTTTTTAAGCTAA
- a CDS encoding S4 domain-containing protein has protein sequence MRIDKYLWCVRYYKTRNMVTEACKKNHITVNGQVAKPSKEVFPTDKITFRKDQITQIITVLDIPESRVGAKLVDIYRKNETPAEAYAHLELLKLSKEHYRKSGTGRPTKKDRRDIDEYGNEIFDEDETE, from the coding sequence ATGAGAATAGACAAATACTTATGGTGCGTGCGCTATTACAAGACCAGAAACATGGTAACTGAAGCGTGCAAAAAAAACCATATCACTGTAAATGGGCAAGTTGCCAAGCCTTCTAAAGAAGTTTTTCCAACGGACAAAATCACTTTTAGAAAAGACCAGATTACACAAATTATAACTGTACTCGATATTCCCGAAAGTCGTGTTGGAGCAAAACTCGTTGATATATATAGAAAAAATGAAACTCCGGCCGAAGCTTATGCACATTTAGAATTATTAAAACTATCTAAAGAACATTATCGCAAGAGCGGAACCGGAAGACCGACCAAAAAAGACCGAAGAGATATTGACGAATATGGCAATGAAATCTTTGACGAGGACGAAACAGAATAA
- a CDS encoding FKBP-type peptidyl-prolyl cis-trans isomerase codes for MLAGISFVSCSKKDDDEVVTVPLRDYETQYKADNDSIEKYLKTHYIKEVTANFDITFEKIPANGTQISIMDQKDYELATRSVYSRGVNYKVRYLILNKGTGLSPCNTDRINAAYSGNLLDGTVFDNSYGIGRSFELYVYVNSPVIDGWGEIFPQFKTGTSKTSDNGTVTYENFGAGVMFLPSGLAYYANTQTNIPAYSPLIFSFKLFDLQRLDHEYTFSNGSAVNVGDGVPDYKEDLDGDGYLYDLRDTARFPNPPDSYKINYDTDGDGIPDFLDLDDDGDGYSTRFEVTKPVGAPVTGTGLIYPWDPIADNPATPNTNESETFGIPRRPTGELTDPTKPESIDNPRKFVDDDYKVNPRLRIHLDKTYPYQKK; via the coding sequence TTGCTTGCGGGTATTTCTTTCGTTTCTTGCTCTAAAAAAGATGATGATGAGGTAGTTACAGTTCCATTAAGGGATTATGAAACACAGTATAAAGCTGATAATGATTCGATTGAGAAATATCTTAAAACTCATTATATTAAGGAAGTCACTGCTAATTTTGATATTACTTTTGAAAAAATCCCAGCTAATGGAACACAAATATCTATTATGGACCAAAAGGATTATGAATTAGCAACCAGATCTGTTTACAGTCGTGGTGTTAATTATAAAGTTCGTTATTTAATTTTAAATAAAGGAACAGGCCTGTCACCTTGTAATACTGACCGAATTAATGCAGCTTATTCAGGGAATTTATTAGATGGAACTGTCTTTGATAATTCTTATGGTATAGGCAGAAGTTTTGAGCTATATGTATATGTGAATAGTCCTGTTATAGATGGTTGGGGAGAGATCTTTCCTCAATTTAAAACAGGTACCTCAAAAACTTCTGATAATGGTACTGTAACTTACGAGAACTTTGGAGCAGGAGTTATGTTCTTACCATCAGGGTTGGCTTATTATGCAAATACTCAGACGAATATACCAGCTTATTCTCCGTTAATATTTAGTTTTAAATTATTTGATCTTCAGAGATTAGATCATGAATATACATTTTCAAATGGTAGTGCAGTGAATGTTGGAGATGGTGTTCCTGATTATAAAGAAGATCTCGATGGCGATGGTTATTTATATGATTTGAGAGATACGGCAAGATTTCCAAATCCTCCTGATAGTTATAAGATAAATTATGATACAGATGGTGATGGAATTCCTGATTTCTTAGATTTAGATGATGATGGTGATGGATATTCAACCAGATTTGAAGTTACAAAACCAGTTGGTGCTCCAGTTACTGGTACAGGTTTAATTTATCCTTGGGATCCAATTGCAGATAATCCAGCAACACCAAATACAAATGAATCAGAAACTTTTGGTATTCCTAGAAGACCAACAGGAGAACTTACAGATCCTACTAAGCCAGAATCTATTGATAATCCACGTAAATTTGTAGATGATGATTATAAAGTTAATCCTAGGTTAAGAATACATTTGGATAAAACATATCCTTATCAAAAGAAATAA
- a CDS encoding transketolase C-terminal domain-containing protein, whose product MKKYENTGSKDTRSGFGAGMTELGQKNENVVALCADLIGSLKFDDFKKNHPERFFQIGIAEANMIGIAAGLTIGGKIPFTGTFANFSTGRVYDQIRQSVAYSDKNVKICASHAGLTLGEDGATHQILEDIGLMKMLPGMTVINTCDYNQTKAATLALADHHGPAYLRFGRPVVPNFTPADEPFVIGKAILLNEGTDVTIVATGHLVWEALIAAEALEAKGISAEVINIHTIKPLDEEAILKSLAKTKCVVTAEEHNILGGLGESISRVLALNTPAPQEFVAVNDSFGESGTPEQLMDKYKLNNQAIVEAVERVIKRK is encoded by the coding sequence ATGAAAAAATACGAAAATACAGGAAGTAAAGATACTCGTTCGGGTTTTGGAGCGGGAATGACTGAACTAGGTCAAAAAAATGAAAATGTAGTAGCACTTTGTGCTGATTTAATTGGATCATTAAAATTTGATGATTTCAAGAAAAATCACCCGGAGCGTTTTTTCCAAATTGGAATCGCAGAAGCTAACATGATTGGTATTGCTGCAGGTTTAACAATTGGAGGAAAAATTCCTTTCACAGGAACTTTCGCTAACTTCTCTACAGGAAGAGTTTACGATCAAATTCGTCAATCAGTTGCTTATTCTGATAAAAATGTAAAAATTTGTGCTTCTCACGCTGGTCTAACACTTGGTGAAGACGGAGCTACACACCAAATCCTTGAAGATATTGGTTTAATGAAAATGTTGCCAGGAATGACTGTAATCAATACTTGTGATTACAATCAAACTAAAGCAGCAACATTAGCATTAGCAGATCACCATGGTCCTGCCTACTTACGTTTTGGACGTCCGGTTGTGCCTAACTTCACTCCTGCTGACGAACCTTTCGTAATTGGAAAAGCAATTTTATTAAACGAAGGAACTGATGTTACAATCGTTGCAACAGGACACTTAGTTTGGGAAGCTCTTATCGCTGCTGAAGCTCTTGAAGCAAAAGGAATTTCTGCTGAAGTAATCAACATTCACACTATTAAACCACTTGACGAAGAAGCTATTCTAAAATCATTGGCTAAAACTAAATGTGTAGTAACTGCAGAAGAGCACAATATTCTTGGAGGTCTTGGAGAAAGCATCTCAAGAGTATTAGCTTTAAACACTCCAGCTCCTCAGGAGTTTGTTGCCGTAAACGATAGTTTTGGTGAATCTGGAACTCCAGAGCAATTAATGGATAAATACAAATTAAACAATCAAGCAATTGTTGAAGCTGTAGAAAGAGTTATTAAAAGAAAATAA
- a CDS encoding transketolase: MKPNTQQLSDLTIQVRRDILRMVHAVNSGHPGGSLGCTEFLVTLYQNIMERKEGFDMNGIGEDLFFLSNGHISPVFYSVLARSGYFPVSELATFRLLNSRLQGHPTTHEGLPGVRIASGSLGQGLSVALGAAQAKKLNGDNHIIYSLHGDGELQEGQNWEAIMYASAKKVDNIISTIDLNGKQIDGTTDEVLPMGSIRAKFEAFDWDVLEIKEGNNIDAILAGLNDAKSRTGKGKPVCILLHTEMGNGVDFMMHTHAWHGKAPNNDQLSSALAQNISTLADY; encoded by the coding sequence ATGAAGCCTAACACACAACAATTAAGCGATTTAACTATCCAAGTAAGAAGAGATATTCTTCGAATGGTACATGCTGTCAACTCAGGTCACCCAGGTGGTTCACTAGGTTGTACTGAATTTTTGGTAACTCTATACCAAAATATTATGGAGCGTAAAGAAGGTTTTGATATGAATGGAATTGGAGAAGATCTTTTCTTCCTTTCAAATGGACATATTTCACCAGTTTTTTATAGCGTATTAGCACGTAGCGGTTATTTCCCTGTTTCAGAACTTGCAACTTTCAGATTATTAAACTCACGTTTACAAGGACATCCAACAACTCATGAAGGATTACCTGGAGTTCGTATTGCTTCTGGTTCATTAGGACAAGGTTTATCTGTAGCTCTTGGAGCAGCTCAGGCTAAAAAATTAAATGGCGATAATCACATCATTTATTCTTTACACGGAGACGGTGAATTACAAGAAGGTCAAAACTGGGAAGCTATCATGTATGCTTCTGCTAAAAAAGTAGATAACATTATCTCAACTATTGACCTTAACGGAAAACAAATCGATGGTACTACTGACGAAGTTTTACCAATGGGAAGTATCCGTGCTAAATTTGAAGCTTTTGACTGGGACGTTCTTGAAATCAAAGAAGGAAATAATATCGATGCTATCCTTGCAGGTTTAAATGATGCAAAATCAAGAACCGGAAAAGGAAAACCAGTTTGTATTCTATTACATACTGAAATGGGTAATGGTGTAGACTTTATGATGCATACTCATGCTTGGCATGGTAAAGCTCCAAACAACGATCAGTTGTCAAGTGCTTTAGCTCAAAACATCTCAACTTTAGCAGATTATTAA